The nucleotide window AAAGCCCCCTAAGACCATGTTTGGTTCACAGGAAGAACGTAGAAAAAACAAAGGAATGTAGTTCCTATAGGTTTTCACTGTAGCAGCGTTTAGAATACGGGAACGAGTACAAAACTTTCCTCTGGAACGACGAAGCAGCCTATACTTTTGGAGGAATGAAAGAATCCACTCATAGCTAATGGAAAATTTCCTACAGCGCTCACGTGTGTGTGTGTGGCTATGTGCCCGAGCACTAATCAAGCTCGTAGAGTTGTCATTCAGAGCTACAGTTCTTCATATGCTACTTTTGGGGCCCTCTTCTATGCTTtatttgatatatacgtactagATTTGTAAAAAGGAAAATTATTTACTGTTAATTTTAATTTAAAGCATTGAGTTTCCAGCTAACTCTAAAATTCCTATACCAGTTAtgttcctgtgttccaaacaccCGTTCCTATAAAATTCCAATATTTTTCAATCATCTGTTTTACACATTCATTCCTTTTTCATATTCCTCTGTTTTCTTCCATTCCTGTATTTTTcgttcctttgttccaaacagaccctaagccCCTACATTTTTATTAGAAAAGAAATTAATTTGAATAAATTATGAAAACATATACTGCCCTCCCCTAAAAAAAAGGCGAAAACACATTTATGCTCCGCCTCTGAAGCCGTGGCAGTTCATTCGCCATCAACCTACGGCATGAAGTTGGGAAATTTGCGAAGCCCACCGTTAGTATATACAAATTTATGAAGTTCAGTAATTTAGCTGAGAGGTATATAATTTTTTTGAAACGAAGTGAGTAAAGAAATAACGCCCGCCTCGTCAAAAGTCAAAACATTCCTAACTGTAACAATAAACTGTCACCGCAACCAACACCAGCATTTGGTGTGCAAAAAGGTTGACGTCGTCTCGAAATCCACAAATTACGAGGCGCAAACTGGAAAGCTTCCAGTTCCAGCAGATTAACGATCGGCTAGATTTGATTCATTCCTGTCCAGTACCTCTCACGCCAGTCCAAACCCCCTGCACTAATTAATTCCACCCCAAAGCGGGTTGGTTTGTGGAGTGGACGAAGGAAAGCACAGGATTCCATCCAGCAGCGAGGACCCGCGACGGCGAGTCGGCGGCCCATCCTGCCGTCCGCTCCCGCTAAGGCCACGAAACGGACGGCTTGCGTGGGGGCCGCTGCGACCGGGACGTTTTTGGGGGCGTGCAAGCGCGCGTTGGTGTCCACCCCTGCAATGTGCTCCGGGTACGCAGGCAAAACGTACCCATAGTGTACGTGTACTGTGTACTTGTACTCCGTACTTCTCTGAGAATTTCATACTCTGCTGCTTTAACTACGAGAGGTGTGCTAGATCGTGCGTGCATAATAATAAACAGATAAgaggcgcaaaaaaaaaaaaacccagatAAGTAAGCACTAGTACTACGCCGCAGGGTTTTTGTTGGTCTGGCCTGGCGGACGGGCATCCCGGGAATGAGACGTGCGTGCTAGGTGTGTGATCCATTTGAAGGCGTAGTGAATGCTTCACCTAAGCCACCGCATACGTGGGAACGTCGAGTTATGGCCGGATCCAGACGTCTCGCCGGAAGATCAGGATCTCCGACGGTACACGTACAAGTACAACCATCTCCCTCGAGAATTTCACGTACTATATACTACAAAGATCCACTTTTGGTTGGAGTTGGATTGTTCCTTCCTGTATGTTTACAGGCAGAATGGCAGAGGCAGATCATCAGGCAGCAGCGGCGCGCAGCACATGCTTTGCGCCAGCGTGAGTGGCTGCAGACAGCGTCATTAGCCGCCAGTAAAAACATGTTCCCGTCCCCAGCCAAAAAGACTCGCAGCAGAGCAGAGGACGAGACAAATAATTGCGTGGCAACAGCGACGCGGCACGGGAGCGGGGACGTGGACGAAGACGGAACTGGCGCGGCGCGGCCGCGCGGGCCTCGACGACACGGACGCGAACCGACGGGTGGCCACCGCGGTGTCCGCGTGCTCCTGCCccgagcccgcgccgccgccgggccaccgCCGCCCCGAGTTCGGGGGCCGGGTCCCGGCCTCCCCTGTGCCGTGCGTGCGCAGAAGCGACAGCGTCTTTTCAGAGTCTGGCAGCGGAGGGCTGCTCGGCTTTCCACTCCAACACCGCGGCAGGAAAAGACACGGAATGGAAGTCTGTAGCCTTGGCCGTTGGTGTTTGGCGTGGCTGCCTCCTCGGCTCGCCCGCCGGGCCTTGTTCAGTTGTTCTTGTTTCTCCCGGTCCTGGCAGTCGGCAGATCTGGTGGCCCGCCCGGCCACGCCGCCAAAGCGGCCCAACAGATTCATTGCCGGGCAGGCCACGGTAGGCGCGGCGCCGTTGTTGTCTTGACTGTTGAGCCGCGCGCAGCTCTCGGTTCATCGCTCATCGACAGTGAGCCCAGTGACCGTTGCCAGTTTAAACGTTTAATAAACACCCGATCAATCAGTGCCGTCCTCCTGAAACGATTGATCTGTGAGACTGTGGCGCAGGCTGTCCTCTTCTCACGGTTGACTCGAAATCCAGAGCGGGGGCCAGAAGCAAGCCGTGGCCCAAATCCATACGGATGATCCTCAACCGACAACAGCATACCTCAGGTTAGTTGTGGGGTCGATCGCCAGACCGTAGCTACCACTACCATACCAGCTAACTGAACACCAAGGCAACCAGTACCGTACTGGACACCGCGCAAACTGATGACATCTTTAGCGTTCTGAAAACGGGTCCGCTGGAGTTCCAGTCTACAAGCACAGACCAGAGCTGCTATAATATTTTATTTTATCGAAAATGGTCGGCAGGACCCCTGCCGAACTTGTATTGATAGAGCAGGAATGCTACCACAATTCCACAAACATGAACCATTTCCATTTCACTTGGCTTCATTGCTCATATTTGCAACCACACGATAGATGGCAGAGCCGAAGTATTTGTTTtgcggctgatgctgttttgtggtgagagaaaaacactaactgataagttcaagcgaacaacgCTGTCACGATGGATCACTGATAGCATTTGCTCGACGAGACGACGACAACGACAGCGGCACCAGAAAAATTAGTGAGTTTCAGATGTTGAAACCGAACTTCATTACCAGGTAGCAACGAAATTAGAGTTTCAGATGTTCGCAACATCCACCGCATACATGCCACAAAACTTCCACACTCCTAAACAGAGTTCAGAAAGCTGGACAAATTTCAGAAAAACGACCAGCTATTGAACTTCAACAGAAATATGATGCATATATAGAAGTTACCATACTTAAGTTGGCACAGCAAGATTTTTTTTAAGGATAAGCATAAGCAGATCACAACATTATTGTTCATAGTAATTACACCAGTCAATAAGCACACGCCCGGTGATCATAAACCAACTGACGGTGTCAAGGACTAAATAAGATACACCTAGTAGCCATAGCTAGTCCTCCTCATCATCCTGATGAACTCCTCAAAGTCTATCTCACCGTCACCTGTGACAAACCAGAAATCAAGATAAATTACAGCTAGTAACTTAAAAAATGAGGGTCTTTCTAATTTGCATAAACAAAGAAAGATGGCAGAGCACAACTAACCATTTCTGTCCGCCTCTTGCACCATGTCTTGGATCTCATCGAGGGTGAGATTTACACCCAGCTCTTTGGCAATCCTCTGAATATCAATGTTAGAAATCTTTCCCTGCATGGACATTAAAACATACTTTAAGAGCTACTATAGCATTGTCCGAGGGATTACTCATGTTTAGAATATGGTACAGATGCAAAGAAGTGTTTTGTGTTCTTTATCTCAGTCAATTCCATTAAGCTAAAGGGGAGACATACTAACATTTTGCTCTCAGAACACTAGGAGAGAGAAGATTGAAAATTGTGTAAGCATCCGTTATTCGTCATCTTTAAGTTATGAAAACCACTTGGGTGATTGTTGACTAGAGAAAATCTAGTTGCTTATTGTCTAATAGGAGGTTGACAATTGACATACTTGAAAAGATAATTGACATGATTGAAAAGATAAGGCAAGCAAAATTGTAGTCCAGTACACTATAGAAGAAAGCATGTGTGAAAGAAAAGAGGGATGATGCTTTACATTTCCATCTTGGTCAATAATGCGGAATGCTTTTGAAAGCTCCTCTTTACTATCCCTCTCTCCGATTTTGGCAGTCATCATGTGCTCAAACTCCTCGTAGTCGATCGCTCCACTGCCATCTTTGTCAACATCAGCAATCATTTGCCTAATTTGCTGCATTATCCAGAAGGTGAGTAGTGTTATTTCAAGGAACTTTCCACAGCACATGGATGTGGTTCCATACTTGCATGGGCTCAAACACAGAaaagaaaatatgaaataatattgTGGCTCTTATTTTCGCGAGGGGCATAATATATCATGGACAGGATGAACTCAACTCATCAACAAGCTAACTTCTTAAGAAATATGAAAGATAGGGACACTAAAAGATATGCTCAAAAGGAAACAGTCACTGCAACAGGAACAGAAGGAAATGCTCAGCGCAACAATATCAGCAGGAACTCTATCTCTCACTACTTAACATTGCGCTTATTCTAGGACTGCTTATGCAAGATTACAATATCAATTCACCTAACATAAATGGAAGAGCTATAGCATTCTTTGCCGTAGAACTGTCGAGGAACAAGACAACTATAACGCACTTTCTAGAGAATGAAAATATACTCTAAAACAAAGGATAGGCTACTAGGACGAATAATACCTCTTCAGTTATCTCAAATCCCAAGGCTCTGTACACAAAATAAATAATTTCAGAGGCCTGGTTGCAGCTCGGCTGTTAAAATGAGAATGGTTATGCCAGCCTTACCTCATGGCAACATTCAGCTCTTTTGCATCAATGGTTCCTGTGAGATAAGTATACTAGTAAGATATCAACAGTACCAACACCAGGAAAGCAATCCCCCAAAGGAAATTGTCAGTACCAGAGTTATCTGTATCAAACAGATCAAATGCTTCCTTTATTTCCTGCCTCTTCTGCTGCGTCAGGCCATGAGGGCGAACTCTAGGCCTCTCCCTCCTGGTCTGCCCCTTGACAGTAGACTACAAATTTCACACGTCACAAGTGAGATCAACGATCAAGTCATCACAAGAATACTAGAATCCACAATTTGAGACAATTCATCCTAGTATAAAAACAAAACTCAACCTAATGGTTTTAGATGGACATGTTGCAACCAGGGGTGGATCTAGCACGTATGCACCgatattttttttgcaaaaaa belongs to Miscanthus floridulus cultivar M001 chromosome 4, ASM1932011v1, whole genome shotgun sequence and includes:
- the LOC136550416 gene encoding probable calcium-binding protein CML13, coding for MSFNQSTVKGQTRRERPRVRPHGLTQQKRQEIKEAFDLFDTDNSGTIDAKELNVAMRALGFEITEEQIRQMIADVDKDGSGAIDYEEFEHMMTAKIGERDSKEELSKAFRIIDQDGNGKISNIDIQRIAKELGVNLTLDEIQDMVQEADRNGDGEIDFEEFIRMMRRTSYGY